In the genome of Chlamydiota bacterium, one region contains:
- the lipM gene encoding Octanoyltransferase LipM, translated as MAPFFILDSKSHSASFHMEKDALLLENLKKDTTPILRFYEFERPSFTYGHFTNLKTLLNLEEVQSLGLDFAKRPTGGGITFHMSDFTFSVLIPKNHEGFFQNTLKNYAYIHEKVAKALSKVFQKKFSFLMEENKDSLGEGFCSAKPTKYDLLLSTKKVCGAAQRKKEWGYLHQGSIFLAPIEPYFLKDLFLDDRIEDQMKQNCHYLVELKELSEYKRAIKNSLTDVFLNG; from the coding sequence ATGGCTCCTTTTTTTATTCTCGATTCTAAAAGTCATTCGGCATCCTTTCATATGGAAAAAGATGCGCTTTTGTTAGAAAATCTTAAGAAAGATACCACGCCTATTTTACGCTTCTATGAATTTGAAAGACCCAGCTTTACCTATGGGCATTTTACAAATCTAAAAACACTGCTTAATCTAGAGGAGGTGCAATCTTTAGGACTGGATTTTGCAAAAAGACCGACAGGAGGGGGTATCACTTTTCACATGTCCGACTTCACTTTTTCTGTGCTCATTCCTAAAAATCATGAGGGGTTTTTTCAAAACACACTCAAAAATTATGCCTACATTCATGAAAAAGTTGCCAAGGCTCTGAGCAAGGTTTTTCAAAAAAAATTTAGCTTCTTGATGGAAGAAAATAAAGATTCTTTGGGTGAGGGGTTTTGTTCTGCAAAGCCGACAAAATATGATCTTCTGTTGAGTACAAAAAAGGTGTGTGGCGCAGCACAAAGAAAAAAAGAGTGGGGATATTTACATCAAGGTTCTATTTTTTTAGCTCCCATTGAGCCCTATTTTTTAAAGGATTTATTTTTAGACGACAGGATAGAAGATCAAATGAAACAAAACTGTCACTATCTTGTGGAATTAAAAGAATTGAGTGAGTATAAAAGAGCTATTAAAAACAGTTTAACGGATGTCTTTTTAAATGGGTAA
- the proS gene encoding Proline--tRNA ligase, producing the protein MGKTAITPTREENFPEWYQQVVKQGELAQSSFVRGCMVIKPWGYSLWEKMKTVLDKEFKKHDVENAYFPLFIPLRFFAKEAKHVEGFAKECAVVTHQRLEEKDGQLVPADPLDEPLIVRPTSETIIGETFAQWIESYRDLPLKINQWCNIVRFEMRTRLFLRTTEILWQEGHTAHASYDEALQMAKEMLEVYATFAKEYLAMPLIAGKKTENEKFPGAEITYALEGMMQDKKALQAGTSHFFAQNFSKVQNIQFSDEEGNLQFAYTTSWGVTTRLVGALVMVHGDDNGLVIPPRIAPLHLVILPILHKPEFREKILKHCEELKQELEGIHYHGCPLEVKIDQRDLRGGEKLWSWVKKGVPMILEIGPKDLETQSITFLRRDLDKKEQITKAQFLSSVTSYLDEMQENIYKRAKDLLDSHTFDVHSKEELMTALKKPGFYRCFLKDDPKIEEELKEWQLTVRCIPFDQPKTGGRCILSNEENCQRVIVAKAY; encoded by the coding sequence ATGGGTAAAACAGCGATTACACCAACAAGAGAAGAAAATTTTCCTGAATGGTACCAGCAAGTTGTCAAGCAAGGAGAACTTGCCCAAAGTTCATTTGTACGTGGATGTATGGTGATCAAACCCTGGGGCTATTCTCTTTGGGAAAAGATGAAAACGGTGCTTGATAAAGAGTTTAAAAAACATGACGTGGAAAACGCTTATTTTCCTCTGTTTATCCCTCTGCGTTTTTTTGCAAAAGAGGCCAAGCACGTCGAAGGATTTGCCAAAGAATGCGCTGTAGTGACTCACCAAAGATTGGAAGAAAAGGACGGTCAATTGGTTCCTGCAGATCCTTTAGATGAGCCTTTGATTGTGCGTCCCACAAGCGAAACGATCATTGGAGAAACTTTTGCACAATGGATCGAGTCGTATCGTGATCTCCCTTTAAAGATCAATCAATGGTGCAACATTGTACGCTTTGAGATGCGAACACGTCTGTTTTTAAGAACAACAGAGATCCTTTGGCAAGAAGGACACACGGCCCATGCAAGTTATGATGAAGCACTTCAAATGGCAAAAGAGATGCTCGAAGTATATGCCACTTTTGCAAAGGAGTATTTGGCAATGCCTCTCATTGCAGGGAAAAAGACAGAAAATGAAAAATTTCCAGGTGCTGAAATTACCTACGCTCTTGAAGGGATGATGCAAGATAAAAAAGCGCTGCAGGCAGGAACAAGTCACTTTTTTGCTCAAAACTTTTCCAAAGTGCAAAACATTCAATTTAGTGATGAAGAGGGCAATTTGCAATTTGCGTATACCACGTCTTGGGGTGTCACCACGCGTTTAGTTGGGGCGTTAGTGATGGTGCACGGAGATGATAATGGACTTGTCATTCCTCCAAGGATCGCGCCACTGCATCTTGTAATTTTACCCATCCTACATAAGCCAGAGTTTAGAGAAAAAATCTTAAAACATTGTGAAGAGCTCAAGCAGGAGTTAGAAGGAATTCACTACCACGGATGCCCACTTGAGGTCAAAATCGATCAAAGAGATCTTCGTGGAGGCGAAAAACTGTGGTCTTGGGTCAAAAAAGGCGTGCCCATGATCTTGGAAATTGGCCCCAAAGATTTAGAAACACAAAGCATCACTTTTTTAAGACGCGACTTGGATAAAAAAGAACAGATAACAAAAGCGCAATTTTTAAGTAGTGTCACTTCTTATTTAGATGAGATGCAAGAAAATATCTATAAAAGAGCAAAAGATTTGTTAGATAGCCATACGTTTGATGTGCATTCTAAAGAAGAGCTTATGACAGCTTTGAAAAAACCTGGATTTTATCGCTGTTTTTTAAAAGATGATCCAAAAATCGAAGAAGAGCTTAAAGAATGGCAATTGACGGTGCGTTGTATTCCATTTGATCAACCTAAAACAGGTGGAAGGTGCATCTTATCTAATGAAGAAAATTGCCAAAGGGTGATTGTAGCCAAGGCGTATTAA